The DNA region GCGATCGTCGGCGAGCTGAAGAAGCTCTCCAAGCCGACCAAGGACCACAAGGAGATCGCCCAGGTCGGCATCATCTCGGCCAACGGCGACACCACCATCGGCAACATCATCGCCGAGGCGATGGAGAAGGTGGGCAAGGAGGGCGTCATCACCGTCGAGGAGGCCAAGGGCCTCGAGACGACGCTCGACGTGGTCGAGGGCATGCAGTTCGACCGCGGCTACCTCTCGCCGTACTTCGTGACGGACGCGGAGCGCATGGAGGCGGTCCTCGAGGACGCCTACATCCTCATCAACGAGAAGAAGATCTCGAACATGAAGGACCTGCTCCCGCTGCTGGAGCAGATCGCGCGCTCGGGCAAGCCGCTCATCATCGTGGCCGAGGAGGTCGAGGGTGAGGCGCTGGCGACGCTCGTCGTCAACAAGCTGCGCGGCACGCTGCACGTGTGCGCGGTGAAGGCCCCCGGCTTCGGCGACCGCCGCAAGGCCATGCTGGAGGACATCGCGATCCTCACCGGCGGCCGCATGATCGCCGAGGAGCTCGGCCTCAAGCTCGAGCAGGTCACGCTGAAGGACCTCGGCCGCGCCAAGCGCGTCACGGTGGACAAGGACAACACCACCATCGTGGACGGCGCCGGCAAGAAGGAGGACATCGAGGCCCGGGTGAAGACCATCCGCGCGCAGATCGAGGAGACCACCTCCGACTACGACCGCGAGAAGCTCCAGGAGCGCCTCGCGAAGCTGGTCGGCGGCGTCGCGGTCATCAACGTCGGCGCGGCCACCGAGACCGAGATGAAGGAGAAGAAGGCCCGCGTCGAGGACGCGCTCCACGCGACCCGCGCGGCCGTCGAGGAGGGCATCGTCCCCGGCGGCGGCGTGGCCTACCTGCGCTGCGTGAAGGCGCTCGAGGGCGTGAAGGTGAACGAGGGCGAGAAGGTCGGCCTCGACATCGTCCGCCGCGCCATCGAGGAGCCGCTCCGCCAGATCTCCGGCAACGGCGGCTACGAGGGCTCGATCGTGGTGAACAAGGTGAAGGAGGCGAAGGAGGCCGCGTTCGGCTTCAACGCCGCCACGGGCGAGTACGAGGATCTGGTGAAGGCCGGCGTCATCGACCCGACCAAGGTCTCGCGCTCCGCGCTGCAGAACGCGGCGTCGGTCGCCTCGCTGATGCTCACCACCATGGCGATGGTCGCGGAGAAGCCGAAGGAGGAGTCTGCGGCCCCCGCCGGCGGCGGCATGGGCGGCATGGGCGGGATGGGCGGCATGATGTAGGCCGTCCCGTCCTCCCGGACGGAACCGAGGGGTCGCCGGTGCGCCGGCGGCCCCTCTTCTTTTCGTGAGGACGGGGACTTCGCTCATCGTATGGACGCCGCGAGTGCGCGGTTGGTACCGTCGGTGGATGCGCCAACCGCCCCGGCCCGCCACCGCGTGGGCCCCGGTCCTCGCGATCGGGGTCGCCGCCCTCTCCGGCTGCGCGGGGGTCGGGCAGTTCCGCTGCCCGGAGCAGGGCGGACCGGACTGGCACGAGCTCCGGACCGAGCACGTCGTGCTCCAGACCGACCTCCCGTCGTGGAAGGCGAAGGAGCTCGCGGGCGAGCTCGAGCGTACGTTCGTCGTCGTGCGCACCGGCCTGTTCCGCAACCCGCCGCCCGCGCCCGGCCTGCTGCGCGTGGTGGCCTTCGCGTCCGAGAGCGAGTTCGAGCGCTTCGCGCCGATGGGCGCTGGGGCGTACTACCACCGGCCCCCGTTCTTCGCCCCGGTCGTGGTCATGCCGGGCACGCTCGGCGACGCGCAGCGAACGGTCATCGCGCACGAGCTCACCCACCACCTCACGGCGCAGCTCTTCGCGCGCCAGCCGCCCTGGTTCCGGGAGGGCCTCGCCAGCTTCATGGAGTCGATGGGCACCGAGGGCTCGCCAAGCCTGGGCGGCGCGCCGGAGCACTGGTCCTGGGTGGCCAGCGCCTACCACGGGCGAAGCATCCGGGCGGCCGACGTCCTCACCGCGAGCGCGTTCGGCGATGGCAGCGGCATGGCGGTGGCGTACGCGGAGTCGTGGGCCCTGGTGCACTTCCTCGTGAACCGGGAGCCGGAGCGGTTCGGCGCGCTGCAGGTGCGCTTCGCGCGCGGGCAGGATCCCGCGGCCGCCTGGCGGGAGGTCTTCCCGGAGTGGGATCCCACCGCCGCAGACGGTGCGCGGGCGCTGGACGAGGCGCTGGACCGGTACCTGAACCACCACGGCACGTACGCCTCCCGCCCCGTCCGGCTGCCCCCGGCGCCCCGGGTGACGGACCGGCCGATGACGGCCGCCGAGGCGCACGCGGCGCGCCTGTCCCTGCTCTGGTTCGAGCCGCGGGTCCGGTACGACGCGCCCTGGCTCCGCGCGGAGGTGGAGCACGCGCTCACGCACGACCCGGGCCACGTGGATGCCCTGGCGCTGCACGCGGCCGCAGCGGGGCCGGAGGAGGCCCTCCGGCTCATGGAGCGCGCGACCGCGGCGCATCCGGAGGACGCGCGCGCGTGGCTGGTGCTCGCGGCGCTGCTCCCCCCGGGCCAGGAGGAGCGGCGGCTCGAGGCGCTGCAGCGGGCGGTGGCGGCCGACGACGCGAGCGCCGCTGCGCTGCGCGTGTCCGCCCAGTTCCTGCTCGGCGCGGGCCGCTCCGGGGAGGCGCTGCCGCTCGCGCGCCGCGCGGTGGCGATGGAACCGTGGAACATCGGGGCCCTCGTCACGCTCTCCAGCGTGCTCGAGGACCTGGGCCAGTGTCCCGAGGCGCTCGCGCTCCAGCGGCGCGCCGTGGACGTGTTCCCGGACGGCGGCGACGCCGCCGCGTGGGCCTCGCTCGTCCAGAGGAGGACGCGCCTCGAGAGCGCCTGCGGGCAATCCCCGCGCGCGCCTGCCCCGGCGACTGCGCCCGCCGCGGCGCCTTGACCACGTGAGGACGGAATCTTCGCTGCGGGTGTGGACGACCCGCGAGAGCGGTTGGTACCGTGGGTGGATGCGTCCCCTCCTCTGCAGGACCGCCGCCCTCGCTGCCATCCTCGCCCTCGGCGCCACCGCCCGCGCGGACGACTTCCGCTGCCCGGATCGTGGCGGCCCGGCGTGGCGCGAGCTCCGCACCGCGAACATCCTGCTCCAGACCGACCTCTCCTCGGGCAAGGCCCAGGACCTCGCGCGCGAGCTGGACCGCATCTACGACGTGGTCCGGATCGCGCTGTTCCGCCGACCGCCGCCGACCGTCGCGCCCATGCGCGTGGTGGCCTTCCAGTCGGAGGAGGAGTTCCATCTGTTCGCCCCGAAGGACGCCACCGCGTACCACATGAGCGGCACGCGGCTCGGCGCGGTCATGCTGACGCCCGGCCTGCTCGCCGACTCGCAGCGGATCGTGGCGGTGCACGAGATCACCCACCACGTGACCACGCCGCTCTTCGCCCGGCAGCCCCGCTGGTTCGCCGAGGGGCTCGCCTGCTACATGGAGTCGATGGCCATGACCGGGGTGGACAACACCCCCACGGTCGGCGGCCTCCCCCGGCACCGCTACCACACGGTCTTCCCGTACCACGGCGGCGCGGCGAAGGTGCTCCGCTCGAACGACCTGCTCGGCGACGACGCCACGCGCTCGTACGCGATCGCCTGGGCGCTGGTCCACTTCCTCGTGAACCGCCAGCCACAGCAGTTCGCCGAGCTGCAGGGCCGCTTCCTCCGCGGACAGGATCCGGAGGTCGCCTGGCGCGAGGTGTTCCCGCAGTGGGACCCGGCGACCGAACAGGGCGGAAAGGCGCTCGACAAGGAGATCGGCGGGTACCTGCGCGCCGGGAAGTACAGCTACCGCGGCGTGCGCCTTCCCGAGGCGGCGCCGATCCGCGAGCGCCCCATGAGCGCCGCGGAGGCACACACGATCCGGCTCTCGCTGCCCTGGGTCGATCGCGGTGAGAAGGCGGGCCCAGCGCGCCTGAAGGCGGAGATCGAGGAGGCGCTCGCCCACGACCCCGGGCACGTGGCGGCGCTCGAGCGGATGGCCGAGGGTCAGGCGGATGGAGCGCTCGCGCTCGCCGAGCGCGCCACGGCCGCCCACCCCGAGGACGCGCGCGCCTGGTTGTTCCTCGCACGGACCACCCGAGACGGCGAGCGGCGCATCGGCGCGCTCCGCAAGGCCGTGGAGACGGATGGGGCGAGCGCCGAGGCGGCGAACGATCTCGCCTGGACGCTGCTCCAGGCCGGCCGCTCCGGTGAGGCGTTGCCGCTCGCGCGCCGGGCGGTGGCGACAGAGCCGTGGAACGGAGGGATCATCGACACGCTCGCCGCGGTGCTCGAGGACTTGGGCCAGTGCCCCGAGGCGCTCGCGCTGCAGCGCCGCGCCGTGGACGTGCTGCCGGAAGGCGTCAGCCCCGCCGCGCGGGCCGCGCTCGTCGAGCGGAGGTCGCGCCTGGAGGCCGCCTGCGGCCGGCCGCAGCCCGCGACGGCGCCGGCGCCGGCTCCCGCCGCGGCGCCCTGACGCGGCGGACCGCGGCCCCACGCCGCTGCGCGCGCCGGCGCAACTCCGTCCGGAGAGCCCCGCGCCGCGGAACCCGAAATCCGCCGCCCCTCCCCGGCTCCCGCGGGAGCACGATCCGTCCATGACCAGGCGAACGATGCAGCGGGCCAAGGTGGAGCGTCCGGGGGACGTGGGCATCGACCTGCCCGCCGGCGCGGCGGCGGAGGCGCTCCGGCCGTCGGACTATCACCTCGTCGAGATGGAGCCTGCGGAGCCGCGTCCGGTCCGCGCGCACCACGGGCCGCGGGCGCACGCCGCGGAGGTGGAGCGCCCGGGCGACGTCGGCATGGACCTGCCGGCCGGCGCGGCGGCGGCCGAGCTCCGCCCGTCCGACTACCACCCGGTCGAGATGGAGCCCGCCACCCGGGGGCGGGCGAAGCGGCGCACGCATCACTGAGCGTGACGTCAGCGGCCGGGGCCGGGCGGGAGCGCAAACAGCGCGTCCGCCGCGGCGCCGAACGCGCCGGCCACCTGCGCCGGGAACAGCAGCACCGGCAGCGCCAGGGCGGCGCCGGCGAGCACCGCCCAGGCGAGCGGGTGCGCCGTGTCGGTCTGCGTCGCCAGGAACACCGACGCGCCGAACAGGAGCAGCGTGAGCGTGCCGCCCACCAGCAGGGCGGCCGGGCCGGAGAAGCCGAGCAGCCGCAGCGCGCCCGCGATGGCGACGAGGCCCGCCAGGTTGAGGAGGTCGCGCCCGCTCCCGGCCCACCACGCCTGCCGCTCCTCGCGGAGGAGGCGCAGCCCCACCTCCTGCACCCACAGGAACCCGGCCACCGCGAGGACGTACGCCGCCATCGCCCCCAGGCGCGCCATCCCCGCCGGACCGAGCACCGTCCACATGGGAGGAGTCTAGCGCGAGGCGAGCAGCGCGCACGTCACCTGCCCGACGTCGAGCAGCGGCGGCGCCCCGGCCGGCACCTCGATCGCGAACGTGCAGGTCTGGCCGTGCCAGAGCACGTGCGCGCGGTGCGTCCCGGCGGGCAGGCCGTCCAGCCAGAACTCGCCCTGCCCGCCCACCGGCGACGAGAACACGCGCCGGCTCGCCAGCACCACCACCGTGCCGTACGCCGGCACGGCGTCGTGCCCCGGCATCCGCACCCGCCCCTGCACCGCGCGCAGGCGCTCCACGTCGAACACCACCACCGCGCCGCCGCGGCGGGGTGGGCCCACCACCCGCTCGGTGGCGCCCACCGAGTGGTCGATGGGGACGTCCGCGTCGGCGATGGAGAGCCGGTTGCCGCCGTAGGGCAGCAGCCCGGGCACGAGCAGGTCGCCGCCGCGGCCGGTGCGCCCCACCGGCTGGTTGTTGAGGTAGGCGTGCACGCCCGGGACGCCCGGGACGCGCACCACCGCGTAGCTGCCCTCGACCGGCCGCGCCGCGAAGACGCGCCCGTCCATGAGCACCAGCGCGCCGGACGCGGTGGCGGTGCCCACCTCGCCGAAGCGGGTCCGGTCCCAGGTCAGCTCGTAGCGGCCGAAGGACGACTGCGCCTGGCCCAGCGCGGAGACGTCGGTCTGGCCCGCCCAGCGATCGGTGCGCACGCGGTAGCCGTAGCCCTCGCCCAGCGGGAGCGGCCGCTGG from Anaeromyxobacter dehalogenans 2CP-C includes:
- the groL gene encoding chaperonin GroEL (60 kDa chaperone family; promotes refolding of misfolded polypeptides especially under stressful conditions; forms two stacked rings of heptamers to form a barrel-shaped 14mer; ends can be capped by GroES; misfolded proteins enter the barrel where they are refolded when GroES binds), which produces MAAKEIVFDQKARDAILKGVNTLADAVKVTLGPKGRNVVIEKSFGSPTITKDGVTVAKEIELENKFENMGAQMVKEVASKTSDVAGDGTTTATVLAQAIYREGSKLVAAGHNPMDVKRGIDKAVEAIVGELKKLSKPTKDHKEIAQVGIISANGDTTIGNIIAEAMEKVGKEGVITVEEAKGLETTLDVVEGMQFDRGYLSPYFVTDAERMEAVLEDAYILINEKKISNMKDLLPLLEQIARSGKPLIIVAEEVEGEALATLVVNKLRGTLHVCAVKAPGFGDRRKAMLEDIAILTGGRMIAEELGLKLEQVTLKDLGRAKRVTVDKDNTTIVDGAGKKEDIEARVKTIRAQIEETTSDYDREKLQERLAKLVGGVAVINVGAATETEMKEKKARVEDALHATRAAVEEGIVPGGGVAYLRCVKALEGVKVNEGEKVGLDIVRRAIEEPLRQISGNGGYEGSIVVNKVKEAKEAAFGFNAATGEYEDLVKAGVIDPTKVSRSALQNAASVASLMLTTMAMVAEKPKEESAAPAGGGMGGMGGMGGMM
- a CDS encoding DUF1570 domain-containing protein, giving the protein MRQPPRPATAWAPVLAIGVAALSGCAGVGQFRCPEQGGPDWHELRTEHVVLQTDLPSWKAKELAGELERTFVVVRTGLFRNPPPAPGLLRVVAFASESEFERFAPMGAGAYYHRPPFFAPVVVMPGTLGDAQRTVIAHELTHHLTAQLFARQPPWFREGLASFMESMGTEGSPSLGGAPEHWSWVASAYHGRSIRAADVLTASAFGDGSGMAVAYAESWALVHFLVNREPERFGALQVRFARGQDPAAAWREVFPEWDPTAADGARALDEALDRYLNHHGTYASRPVRLPPAPRVTDRPMTAAEAHAARLSLLWFEPRVRYDAPWLRAEVEHALTHDPGHVDALALHAAAAGPEEALRLMERATAAHPEDARAWLVLAALLPPGQEERRLEALQRAVAADDASAAALRVSAQFLLGAGRSGEALPLARRAVAMEPWNIGALVTLSSVLEDLGQCPEALALQRRAVDVFPDGGDAAAWASLVQRRTRLESACGQSPRAPAPATAPAAAP
- a CDS encoding DUF1570 domain-containing protein, with the protein product MRPLLCRTAALAAILALGATARADDFRCPDRGGPAWRELRTANILLQTDLSSGKAQDLARELDRIYDVVRIALFRRPPPTVAPMRVVAFQSEEEFHLFAPKDATAYHMSGTRLGAVMLTPGLLADSQRIVAVHEITHHVTTPLFARQPRWFAEGLACYMESMAMTGVDNTPTVGGLPRHRYHTVFPYHGGAAKVLRSNDLLGDDATRSYAIAWALVHFLVNRQPQQFAELQGRFLRGQDPEVAWREVFPQWDPATEQGGKALDKEIGGYLRAGKYSYRGVRLPEAAPIRERPMSAAEAHTIRLSLPWVDRGEKAGPARLKAEIEEALAHDPGHVAALERMAEGQADGALALAERATAAHPEDARAWLFLARTTRDGERRIGALRKAVETDGASAEAANDLAWTLLQAGRSGEALPLARRAVATEPWNGGIIDTLAAVLEDLGQCPEALALQRRAVDVLPEGVSPAARAALVERRSRLEAACGRPQPATAPAPAPAAAP